The following is a genomic window from Microtus pennsylvanicus isolate mMicPen1 chromosome 3, mMicPen1.hap1, whole genome shotgun sequence.
TCTGGCCCCGCCATAGCTGCCTGACAAGCTTCTTGCTGCTATTGTCATCAGAGTTACAGGGAGAAGAACAGAACACATCCAAAGGGGTGTTGGCTTTGGAAAGTCACTCTTAGGTGTCTCTCCAgtgtgtgcctgcctctgcctcctgagtgctgggattacaggcatgcgccaccaccactctgcTCTTTGGTTACATTCTTTAAAAGATGTAATTTACAATGATGGTCAAAGATTAAGCAAAGCTTCAAACTTAAGCaaaataaaagtgtgtgctgaattattttcttcaagaATTTTCTTGTGTAAATGCAAATGTAAGGTGTTTCTTTAAGGTCAGTTTATTTAGATGTTTAGACATAGGGTGGGGAAAGGGTACTTATTTTAGAACACCAggtatcaacctctggcctctacatgggcattcacacaaacacacatgtttCTATACAACACACACGTGCAGAGGGCCCAGAGCTGGGGTCCAGAGGGCTGAATGGGCACCCATATTAGCTATTCTTCTGAGGTCGTCTCATCTCTCTCTCAAGGATGGGAAATCTTTATTCATCTGTCAATTCCTTGAAATTTAGGGATTTGTCTCAGAAGGAGCTGGCCAGCCCCTCTCCTTAGAAATCCCCTCTTGGTTCCCAGGATTGAGAAGGGAAAAGATGGCAGGGGCTGTTCCGGTCCAGGCTCCTTCCAGCTGTTCCTCTGACCTAGGCACTAGATTTGAGAAAATGGGCTCAGGTGGTTGGGATGCTCAGGTGGTTGGGATGCAGGGGCTCAGGATGTAGGATCAGGGTCCTGGGCCTTGTCCTCAGGAGCCTTCACTTCCAGCTCCACTTCCCAACTCGGCCCTAACTACCCCGCCTTAAGAGCACTTCTGATGCCCAGGCCTAAGCAGACAATACCAGTGGCACTATCAGAGGACAGCACACACCCTCTCCCTGGAGCCGACAGGACGCAGGGCTTTtcgttttttaatttttttatttttattttttttgcccaGACTGTTGAAGTTCTCAGAGCTAAAGCCAAAGAAAGCAGAGGGGAAGCCACTGAgtgggggaagaaggaagccaaGGTCATGTTTTGCCAAAAGAAAGGGGGCAGAGGGGGAGAAACGGGAAGACCCAAAGGGAATTTTTGGACAGAAAGTGAAAGAAATATCAAGGGCATAAATTGGAGCAGTCTCTTACTGGCTCACAGAGGCTCCTACAGGCTCTCTAGGGCTCACAGGGCCTCACACGGCCtcacatcctcttgcctctggatCCTCTCAAACCACACCAGGGCACCCAAGTGCTTCCGATAACTCCCCTGCACACCCGGCAGTGCTTCAGCCTCTCACAGATTCCTGCACACACCCAAGAACTCTCACGCTTACGCACTCTCTGTGGCCTGCCTCAGTTCACCCACCATGGCACCCCGTGTGGCCCTACTGCTGGTCTTCAGCCTGTTGGTTCTCGGGACCTTCCCAGGTAAGGCTGAGGAGATAActaaggtggggggggggggacacacaaTGGCTTGTGGGTAATGTCTCAATCTCAGACTGTTATGATGCTCATGAAAGACCCTGCAAGTTCATGTCAGTGAATCTAGGGGTCCcctgtgtcttctgtgtgtgcctgtcagAACGAGGGTGCCTGTATCCCTGAGTTCCAATGTGGCTCCAGTCTTGGCATATCCTGGGGCCTATAGCTGCCCATCTCTCTACAGGCTTCATGTCCTGATATGATAATCTCCGTTTCCAGGCAGCAGAAGGAACCTATGAGCATAACTAAGTTGGAGTGTGTGTGTCGTGTCTGAAGCCCTAgttttgatcccactgccagGGTTGTGGGTTAGAGCTTTGCTGTGTATCTGCTTCAGTTTGAGAGAATGAGAAACACTGAAGCAGGTGTGTTTAACAACCTGTTCCCTTCTGGTTGTTTCTTTTTAGGGGCCTTGTTtggtggtttggtttgttttttgagatagggtctgttggtgttacccaggctggctttaaagtCCTGGGCTCAAGCGATCGATCCTTTTGTCTCAGTCTCCCTAATAGCCGGGCCTCCTCGGTGCAACAGCCATCTGCTGGCTATGTAGTAGTTTATACGACTGCAAAGGCCCTCAGCTGGGGCAAACGTCCCCTGTCCCGGCACTGTGACTACCATTAACTCTCTATTTTCTGAAACATGGTGAAAATGGAGAAAATCTAGGAGAGGGTGTGTGGCCAGGGCAGCAAGAAGACATACAGAAATGGTTGTTTATTAAATGCCTTAGCTGACTACGATACGTCCAGCAGCTGCCTGGGCCACAGTGGCACACGGTGGCTGCGTACCAGGTCCGGTTCCCTCTCACACAGAGACGCTGCTGAAGTCACTTAGGGCTGCGGCCTTCCTTCCTCATGGCCTCCatgtcttctccccttctttctcctatctCAGCCCCAGCTCTTGGGGGTGCCAACGATGCAGAAGACTGCTGTCTGTCTGTGACCCAGCGCCCCATCCCTGGGAACGTCGTGAAAGCCTTCCGCTACCTTCTTATGAAGGATGGCTGCAGGGTGCCTGCTGTTGTGTGAGTTGTGGGAAGAATGTCTAGCCCATCTCCCCGTCAGCCTTATCCCTGGACCCATGGCCGAGGCCACCTTGCAATAAAGTCCCAGAAGCAGGTCCCCACACATGGCCTCCGAGCCTCTGCCCCTCATTCTAGAGCCTTCTAGGAAACTGAGTTGCAGGCCTTCACTCCCTCTGACCTCTGGCTGCAGGTTCACCACACTGAGGGGCTACCAACTCTGCGCACCCCCAGACCAGCCTTGGGTGGAACGCATCATCCGAAGACTGAAGAAGTCTAAGGCAAGCCTGACCCTCCTCAGCCCCGCCTCCATCCTCCAAACCCCTGTCCAAGATTCCAGCCCATGaccctgcttctccttcctccGTTAGAGCAAACACAGCAGCAGTTAACCATGACGGCACCAGAAGGAGCCCTGTGTCTTGAGCAAAGGGATCTGAATCACACTGGCTCAAGGAACCAAGGCCCAGAAGAGAGGACCAGGCCTCCTGATGCTCTGCTCCAGACCTAACCCAGCCAGGGCTATGCCTAGAGCATCAATATGAATGTGCGGGTTTGTGTGGCGAGATCACAGCCTCTTCCTGGCTAGACTGCAGGGCTTCCAATAAAGCTGCTTGGTACCCAtggatctgtctgtctgctcaCTCTCTCCCCAGGAGGACAGGaataggaagggaggaggtggaatggCAGCATATATTTTGCACCCTGAGTTCTAAGCAATCTGTTCATCAGCCTCCACCTCACACTCTGCCGCTCCCAGAGCCAGCCCCACCATCAAGGACCTAGTTCATCTTTCCCCAGCCTGTCACTCTCTATTCAGCCATACAAAGCTTGCATCAGCAAGCTGAACAAAGTCCCCCGGAAGCCTCAGACTTTTCTGTTTTCACCATCCAGGAGGGTGTTTCAGCGTCCAGGTGTCTCAAGGATGAGGAGTAGGGAAGCTTCGATGGGGATAAGAGGATGCGGCTCTCCTGTCCAGGAGAACTTCCTAGCCACCGTGTTGCTCCCTCTAgcactcttctccccccccccccccacttctgttCTGGGGCTGGAGGTTTCCTCCTCCAGAAAAGCATCCTAGACTCAGACTGGGTTAGGTAGCTTTGCTTCCTCCCAAATGCCCATGGCTCTGCCCCCCTTGTTCTCCCCTACATACcacccacctgcacacacatgtgcacacacacacacctgcacatgcgcatgtgctcacacacacacacacacagagcattcaTTACAGTAACCTATTTTGCTAGTTTGTCCTTCTCCCTGGACAAAGGTCATATCTGTGTTGGTTTCCAACAGATCGCTTGGTACAAGGAAGGGAATCAATACACATTGGCTTAGAGAATGAACAAATacgagagatgggtcagcagccTTGGAGGGTAGGCCCCCATCTTCCATTCCAGTCCTTCTAAATCTGACCTCAAGATAAGCCGTCTGTCTTAGACAGCCTGAGCAGGGCCCTACCCCATCAGAGCAATCCTGGGGCCAGATATCAAAGACACTGACTGGGACCCAAGGatcagggaaggaagacaggcccATGGGGTAGAAGAAAAGAGCAGCCAGGGACACTTGCAAGATTCATCATGAAAGAACCTCATGGCCACCCCTCTACGTACACAGGCCACGCCCTCCGTGCACACAGGCCACACTGAGTCTTAGAGAGTCTTATCTGCAGGACGAAGACCCTGTGGCTCTTGAAACAGCCCACAGTAATGCTCTGTGCCTGGGAAACTTCCTATGGAAGCTTACAGGGCATGACCTCCAAGGGCCTGTCCAGTGGGACTGGTGAATTCAAGTTCCTAGAGTCAGATAGATTCTCTTTCTCTTGTCTGGTAAGAGAAACCATCATTTTATCAGATGGACATCAGCCAGTAACCAAGCCAGGCCTGGCTGGACAAGACTAAGGGGAAGTTGAAGTGAGGGGATCATGCTCAACCatccctctccagccctcaggcaCCCCTGTCTCTGCTGTCCAGACAGGTGTTCAAGCATCCAGGTGTGTGAgagatggagtggggggggaggtggCGGGAGGGAGTTACAATGGGGCaaagaggaggagcagagagcctTGGGCTACGGGAAGTGTCGCAGCCTCTTCTACAGACAGGTGTTCAAAACCTCAAGTATCTCAGGTCTCAGAGTCCCAAAGGGTGGTTTCCAGAACAGTTGCTATGGCTAGAAAACTGTTTTTACTGACGTAAATCACCCACCCCTTCATGCACCCATGCCTGTAGCTGACCTCCACCTACCCACTGCCCCCATACCCACTGTGTGCCAATCCATTAGTCTGTCTGCAGAGTCACCCAGCCGTGGagttctctgcctcccacagacAACAGATAAGCATACGGGGTGGGGGAGGTTGCCTCAGATCTTGCTCAGGTCCCAGGGGCACTGAGACATCAGGCATAAATCCTCCCTTGGCCTCAGAGGTGCCTTGGGCctcagagaaatagaaagaagagaagaggcgAGCATGGAAGGCCAGCCCAAGATGCTGCCAGGACAGAGACCCTTGGACATTAACTCCACGGCTCTGACATTGGGAGGTGAAGGAGCACATCCTGATCCCAGTGTCTGGGCCTGCCTCACAGCCCTGTCTCCACCCTTCACTGACTGACTCTGGGCAAGCTCCCTCCACAATCTCCAGCCCAGGGCTCCAGTGCCGTGTGTCCGGCAGCAGGAAGGGCCTGACCAGGGTGCAATGCCATGTGTCCGGCAGCAGGAAGGGCCTGATTGTTGAGTCCTTCCAGAGAATTGACTCCTGGACCTTCTGATCTCACACTAAACCTTCAGCTTTTTACCGGCTTCCCCAATAGCCGACATACCCAGAAATGTTCCCGCTTCTTGGGACCCCAGggctaaggaagaaagaaaatctaggaGCTAGTGGCATGCCTTACATCAAATAGTCTCCTGCTTGACTAGGAAAGCCTGGTAAAGTAAGAATGTAGAGAGTGAATGCCCACAAGAAACAGGCATATAACCTCCCCTGCTGGTACATATAACTCCCCCAGCCATTACCTTCCAGTTGgcttcctctgcttcccccacCCAAGCTGTAATGATCGCACTCCCTCCTCAGGCACTGGGTCTTAGTCTCTCTAGAAATGGGGGTGGGCTTGCCTCCTCCTGCTCAAACCTTCTCAGCATGGTAACTCCACTGTCTCCAGTTTGTCTAGAATCCACGGATGAGGATGGCCTGCTGCTTGCTTGTCTCTGACAAAGGTGCTAACTCTCTGACAGGAAGCATGGATTCCTAGCTCCCCAAGCAGGATATGGAGGCTTGCTACACACTCTACACAGACATCTTCCTCCCTGGGGCACACAGCATTGACTACAAGCTCAAGACCTGAAGTAGGCTGATACCTTCTGTCATAAAGACTCATGGTTCCTGAAGGCCCAGGGTCCCTGAAGCTAACAGCTTGCCAAAGTCACCTAATGTCCCTACTGCTCAGGGAGCTCCCAGCCTTTTCAGATGAAGCTTCCTGCCATCAACATCTGCTGAGAATTCCCTGGGGAAGAGACTGAGCCTTGTCCACATCCATTTCAACAGGGCTTTGCGTGGCTGGCACAGAATAAGCTCCAACACATGTATgattaacaaaaaattaaattgagcATAGTCccttcctaacacacacacacagcacagcacacacccGTTTCTCAAGGCAGTCGGAGCCACCTCTGTTGTGGGATTAAGTGTCTGGCCAGAATCAACCCCATACGGTTTTGATAATCTCGGGTTCCACTTCTCGGCAAGCCCCCACCACATGCCACCCCCTTCTTCTACCCTCCGGGAAATTCAGAATCAGCAGAAAGTCTTGGAAATAGTCTTACAAAGGAGCAAGATTTCCAGCTGGGGAGTTTCCTCCAAGAATGGGCATTTCTCTGGACACCGAACTTCCCAGACGCCCTGTCCCCCAGGCTTGGTCCACGTGGATGAGCATGGCTCTGTAGCTTTCTAGGTGCTGGACACTGATGTAGGGACTAAGACCAATCTCATGCtgtaggtgaaaaaaaaaagcggAACAGAAGGGAGGTAACTTGCCCAAGCTAGACAGCAGGAAAATGGCAGAGCTGGGGTTCAAGCAGGGCAGGTTGGTCCCAGAATGCTACACATACCACCTCTCAACTGGCCCATGCCATAGACGAAACAGAACGACAGGGCCAGATGTAAAGGTTTAACCACTCCCACAGAGCAACCATTTGCCGGTCTCCAAGCCCAGGTCCTTATCTGCATTATATCACTGTATCCTCTAGTGAGGTAGCTACCATTACTGCCATATGACGAAATTGTGGTACCGAGAAGTAGAGTGACCTCTAGGTCCACAGAAGCAATATATAACAAAGCTGGCACTGAAGCCCAAGTCTGCCTGACCAGTAGTACTTGAACTTGGGGCCAGAGGGCTGTGTTGTCTAGCTGGGGTAGAGTGGCTTTGGCTTGTGAGGAAGAGCTGAGTGGGGGAAACAACAAGAAGGGAAGCTGGAAGACCCAGGCAGTGCTTGAACTCAGAAATAGAAATGGCCCCTGGAGAGCACCCAGCCTCTTGACACTCTCCAGCAGAAGGGCAGTGAAATTCTCCAGGGCTGCAACGAGGAAATCTGCCCGGCATCAGTTTTC
Proteins encoded in this region:
- the Ccl19 gene encoding C-C motif chemokine 19, which codes for MAPRVALLLVFSLLVLGTFPAPALGGANDAEDCCLSVTQRPIPGNVVKAFRYLLMKDGCRVPAVVFTTLRGYQLCAPPDQPWVERIIRRLKKSKSKHSSS